DNA sequence from the Nicotiana tomentosiformis chromosome 3, ASM39032v3, whole genome shotgun sequence genome:
TTAATATGTTAACAATAGATTCTTCAGTGATTGGCTCCCCCTTGAAGGAGGTTGAGGACAACCAGTCACGAGCAACAGCCATATCCTCAAAACTCTCTACTGAAACATCCCTAACAGGTCGATGTAACATCATCCTGTGACTCAAACCCCCGTCATCTGAGTCACTTTCAGCAACAAATCCAGCTCTTACAAACTGAGAATTCTCTTGTACTGCTCCATGCATTATATCTGCCACtccttgggaagctgaagaaatAACTTCCTTGGTAGAAATAGCATAATGCAGATAAAAGGTAAGTACTTTAAATGCAGACTGGATATATACTGCTTTTATTGATGGCGGCAATAAACTGGTTCTTGGTTGCAACAGTGCTTCCATAATTTCCAATGGGTTTTTGGAAAATCGAACATACTCCCCTGACACCCAAGCAGCTGCTGATAAAATCGGATGTATGAAAGGATTGCCAAGCAATGCAGGATCATTTAGCAAATCACGGCCAACTCGAACAAGTTCTGGTCTTGCATCTTTGACTCTCATACCTATATCCGCAAGCTGGTTCTCTATCTCCTCCCCCTTCTGACAGTGCAGAACTCTCGACATTTCCCCAAGAAGTGATACATACCAATCAAAATCCACAATTATCTCATACACATTCCTTGAACAAGTCAACAAGATGCACCCCAGAATTTCATTACAAAACTCTGGGTCTGACTTAAGAGCATAATTGATCAAAACCCTGCAAATTTCCGCCACATTATCCTCGGAAACCATGGCCATGACAAGCTGCAAGGCCTCAAGTTTAATATTTGCATCCGCATCACTTAACGATTTAATCACAAAATCCTTATTCTCTATAACTGGCCACAAATGCTTAGGCGCAACAATGGTAAGTGCTTGCAAACCAAGATACTTGAGATTCGGATCATCATCATTCAAAAACTCCCTAATCTTCTCAACAGAAAGCTTCACAGCAGAGTCATACTCACTGAAACTACTAACAATAGTCCTCACGCATTCAAAAGACAATGACTTTGCACCCGTTCTCCTCAAATGTTCGCAGATTGGCTCCACCAGCCTTTTCCCCAACCTCGGCTCCAATGGAGCCAACTTCACACAAATCTTCAGAACTTTAATCAACAGCCAATTATTCCGCGAATCAACCAATATCTTATAAAATTCGGGTGCTAACGGGAGATAAGATTTCGGTTCTTTGCTAGCAAGCTCACAAAAAACACCAACAACAGCAGATACAATAGCCGGATCAGAATTCTCCAAATTTTCAATTAATCTCTTAAAACAAACCCTAACCGCATCTGGATATAACTCGAATAGTCTCAAAATAATAGCAATAGCTTTTTTCCTAGTAGAACCTTTGTTACTATTCAGTAAAGTGAATACCTCAGGAGTTAAATCACGTGCTAAATCAGCGGTCGAAATGAAACAAAGAGTGTGAAGAGCGAGGCTTACTTCGTGTGGATTAGGAGACGAGAGGTCCTTGCGAAGCTGATGAGTCAGCAGGAGGATGACGTCAGTAGTCGAAGGATCAAAGGAAAGAGAAGCGGCGAGATAAGCAATGCGTTTAAAATTGAAAGACTGAGAGGAAGAGAGTTCTATAGCGTGAAAAGCAGCCCACGACATGTCGACGCCATGAATTGAGTGCAAGTAGGTAAGTTTCTGAAGGGCGGTGGCTTTTGTCTGCTGATCGGTGGACTTGATTTCGCGGCGGATCTCGTCGACGGCTTTGGAGATGAAGGTTGATTCGTCGCCGACGTAGAGACGGAGGCCTTTGATTAAGTCTTCTAAAGATCGCTGGAAGAGAGATTCGAGAAGAGACGGACCGGCCATTACATCAATTACTGCCCCTCTATAAAAAATTGAATGTGTTTTGCTGCTCTGAGAGTAGTTGTTGAGAGGATTTTGATGAGAAATTGGGCAGAATTTAGAAGCCGGCAGTTGGGTTTCTGCTATTATCAAATTGGTGCATCGCTGGTTTGCTGGTGATAGATTTAGCCTTTAGGACGGAAAATCGCCCCCAGGAGTCTGAATTACAGTGACTACTCTTCTAGTAAAATGGAAATTTTTATTCCACGTAGCAAAATGGAGAGATAACAAGCACGTTAAATTTACCGGATGTCAATTATTTTCACTTTCAGTACTTTTTATCTTCAAGTTTCATTATGTGTGACACTTTTTTGTACTGAATTTCATTGTTCAAAGACGAATAATTGATAATTGCTCTTTGAACGATTTATACCCAAAAACTTGGTGGTTAATGAGGTTTGAATGATCGTGAAAAAATTGTTGTTTGAACGATTTGTCTATATAGTTACTACACGTATTAAAAAGTATATAAATCGTATAATTAGAATTTTTATCTATGTCTAAAGACTACGCATATTTTCTATCAAATTGATATGGTTTAATATCATATTGGACATTTAAAAATGTAATGTAGGAAGGACTTAATAGATAAAGCAACCGAAAAACTACATATTTAGGGAGATGCAAGTGGTGAAATATCTTTTCTACGTTAAAACGTTGATTAGTTAATGCAAAACATTGTAGAAAATTTCCGTATATATACTTCTACTATAAAACATAGTGTTGCATCCCGCTTACCTTGGTATTTATTCAACTTTGCTTTTGCTCCTAGTTTTTACTCTTTCGCCCTCTTCTAATAGCGATTAATTTATGAAAGAATTATAAGAAAATACACGTTCATAACAAAAAATAGCCTATGTTTTTAAGTTTTACCCGATCTAGCCCATATTGTACATATTTTGAAAGCACTAGCAAATTCAAAATTTGTGCTCTTACAACCATTGCTTTTAAAAGCTATGGAGTTAGATCTGTGTTCTCACAACcagtacctttaactgtctggacgcataggcaatcaccttaccgtcttgcataagtactacgccgagaccaatatacgacctaaggaaccatagtcgcagccccgccatgaccgttcctcgttcttttgcgttttacggccaaaaaactagaattccgcccgattcccatattttcgtgttctatagccaactccttccgagtggtcccagctTTCACTCTCTCTTCTTCTCACTTCTTCTACATATGCTTCAAGGGGTCGTTTGTCATTATTGCTTCTCCCCCTGTATCACTTGgttgcaatgtaagaaaattgaagagtAAAAGTCCATCATTGAAGGCCATTCAAAGCTTTgctttcgaaaatagaatttttttgaGTCTGTTAGTTATTTGGATTGGATGTTGTtccaattgattgaaaatatcaaaaGGAGTTCAAATTAAATTTGAAGTGttttggagtagatttgagcaagatttgggttaaatttcagaaaagatgcaaggaagaagacgaagttagttttttgtataattatatataatcttgtataatagtgtatatgagagtataaacacatcttatacactattatacaccTTTATAAAAGCGTCTGTAGACGAACTTCTTTCACGATTTTCAGTTGCAATTCTTGTTCAAAACCAGTCTAAATCTCcattaaatgacttcaaattttatatacaacctCCTTATACTATTTCTAACAAATCTAAATAATACTcactccaaatttctcacaaaattAAATTCGGAATTTAAACCCACATATTTAAACttgttaaaaatctaattttcaccACCCAAATAGATTTGATTTGTTGAACTAATATTTGAGTTACAGTTACTGATTCGAAAATTAACTTAAAAGCTTGAGCaatcttttttaaaaattaaatagtaatttCAAAAACCTATTGGAATTGAATGTTGAATCTTAgcctattatttttgggctagttggttgtaaaatgaaatatgggctataaaattgaaaagtagggaGCCAAGTTGTTCTTATGTGAAATTTTCCCTTAATTTATTATTGTGGCTAGAAACTTAAATGCTCATGTATATTGTGTAGGATGTAGATAACATCTGATTTAGAAAATCTCTAACGTGCCTTAAATTATTTAGTATTGGAATGAACAGTAACCTAAGAAGAGCCGCAAGCCGAAAGAATACAGAGGATTTATATATCGAACTCAATAGTGTTAGATTGAGACATAGTTATGTTCGTTGCTATTACACAGGCAAAAAAAATTCAAGCTAGAAATTGGATAAATGGGTTTTCTTTCACTAGGATaagaaaaataacaataaaatttaatactTCATCACTTCACcatcaataaaaaaaaaatccagCTAAGTAGGCAACTTAGCATCATTACAAAAGAAAGGCAAAAAAGCTATTTCATACACCAAGACTCCGTTACTCCAGTTCATCGATTTTTATCTCCAATTGCTCACCTGTTGAAAGAGTCTTAACATTAACCATACCTTTTTGCCATTCAGCATTTCCGACCAAAATCAATCTGCGTGCATTTATCCGTGCTGCTCGCTTGAACACCCTTCACAACAAGAAATGGAAAATTGGAAGTATGAGCTTCAAAATGAAACAGCAAAGACATAATGAAGCCGTAAGCAGCTACATCAACAAAGAAATAGAGAATCTATAGATCGTAAACATTAGAGTATCATGTACCACTTAAGTGGCTTGTTCTCCAAAACCAAATCAACGCTTTGCCCTTTTTCCCTGAGAATAGTTGCAACTGCTGATGCCGCACCTTGAAGTTCCTGATCCAGTGAGCACACAATGTTCTCTACTTGGAGGTTAAGTTCTGGTAGAAGTCCCCTCTCCTTGAGCAGCTGAGTATTCCCCAACAGAAAAAGCACAAACAAATACCGTTTAGACCTAAATCTTATAACAGGAAACATACAGATGAGACAAACAAGCTAGAACAGGTCTGTTCCTGCAACCTATGGTGGTTCTCAAGTTGAAACTATGCAATTTAGATATAAAATATTACTGCAGCACTTTCATTTCACTGAATACAAAATGAAAGGAGGAAGCTTACtcagagaagaaaaagaagagttCTAAAGAAGTACACAAAACACTGACTAGTGGCAGCTATCAACAAGCCACACAACCCCCACCTCCCTTTATTCCTGGAAGTAAAAATGATCAAAACAAAATCTTAAAAATGACAAGCTCAAAGATCTAGTAGGCTTAACTAGCAGGTTGAATACAGCATATCAGAAAAGAGTTACCGTGAAGCAGCATGCTATGAGAATAGCTGTATGTGCTAAACAAACAATGTTGGAGGGAAAACTTTTCCCAAGTAGTGAATAAGACAGTTGCTATTATGTTTGAACCTGAAAACTTAGAAGTTTGTGGTTAGAGaattttttcttctctatttccTTTTCCCAAGAAGTGAAAAATGTTATTGCTAGCCTCTCTATCCTTTTCCAGACTACTTTCTGTCCTTTCCAGCCAAAGTGAAATTAAACTAGGTGTTCTCCTTTATCTTTAAAGgagagccttggagcaacggtaaattTGTCCCGtgtaggtcacgggttcgagccgtggaagtagccactaatgcttgcattagggtaggttgtctacatcacaccccttgggtgcggcccttccccgaaccctgcgtgaacgcgggatgcCTTATTCACCGAACTGTccttttttttctcctttatCTTTACTCTAGTGAGATGACCCATTGTCAAAATCTATAATGAGCTATTTTCTAAACCTTACATAAAGAGAACTTGTTCTCGTTGCTGACACTTTCAGTAACAGACTTGTTTTTCCTCCGCTCACATACTCATACTCCATCTTTATCAGCAAAACTTACACCAGGTTAAACCCATCTTACTGAAAGTCAACTATTCCGTAAACCAAAAGGTTATAGATCTCAGGAAAACAAGCAAAATGTAGAAAGCAGGCTATAATTGACCTATGACTGGCAAAAGTACGAAAAGTTGAGAAGACTGTCTGGGTTGTAGCCCTTAGTGCAATCACAAAATGTCAGATAAGGTGGTGGTGATTGTCATTTGCTGCATGTTTGTGTGCATATTGGGATTTATTTCATGGCCTATGCCTACAAGTGTTGCTATATGCAGGTTAGATACAGTCATGGAGAAAACGTTGTCTGTGATGTTCAAAAATTAATCAATTTTACAAAAACCAAAAGCGGCAGTTCATGCTCCACTGATTAAAACATCAATTGAAAAACGGATAAATTTTTTTATCTCTAGCatccagaaaaagaaaaaaggatgAAGTTCTACTCACTTCTACTATTACAGCATCACCAAATCCAAATCCACAAGCTGGAAGATCATCACCTCCAAAGGTAGACAATAGCCGATCATATCGTCCACCACCACATATAGCCCGGAGCTTTCCTTCACGATCAAATCCCTGCAGAAAACTGTAATTACTCAATGAAGTGGAAGGGATATCCTATTCGCGAGCAAAATGTTTACCAGTAAGACGACTCCAACAAGTAGTTAACCAATTCCATGTCTTCTTGAAGTACACTTTCATGTACAAAGTTCAGAATATTAACAAAAAATATCTTGAGTCTAACCTCAAAGACAATCCCAGTGTAATATGCCAAACCACGAACAATTGATGCATCAAACTGAAGCCACTCTGAATAGCCATACTTTTCAGCAAGCGAGAATAATTGCTTCAAATCAGATAGTGCTTCTCCTGAGGCCCCAAGTTTCTCTGCACAAACAAAAAGGTATAAAAACCAAGATCACAAGCCTCCGAGCTATAATATTTACTAATACATCAGTAGAGGATTACAACTGTTCCGTCTCTAAAACAGGTAGAAATACAATCTTCATCTGGCAAAATCGCATAACTTCAAGAATAGGAAATTTTTGTAGAAGATCTATCACGTTGTATTCTCGTTAACAGTCTACAGCCAGACTAGACAAACTCTGCTGCAATTCgtacaactttcatggatctacTTCCCGGGTGTTTAACTGGTTCTAGATCTACCAAACAAGAAACTTACATGAAATAAAACTTTTTTTACATGATATAGAACTTCAGAACTGAATAAATTATGGTACATACTAAGGGGTATTTACTATTTAGGTAACCTTAGTCAACTAAATGCTGTAACGGCCGACCTTCTAACTTTGCCAAAGACTTCAGTGACAGGACTTGCAATAGCTCTTCAATAGCTACCTCTGACATATCAGCCGACTGCAGATCTTTCCTGATATCATCCATTGGAATCTTTCCAATCTATTTCAGCCAAAAAAGTAACAGAAGTTGATCAGAAGAAGAAGACCGGAAAGTACAGTAGGAGATACGTAAATCAACTATATTATAAACAACTGATTGTTCGTTAATTGGCGCTCACCACGGtcaccaaaaaataaaataaaaagattgaGATCCCAACAGAAAATAATTCTAGGATCTTTTAGAAGAGAAGTGCACTAGGCTTCTCTAGGATACAATGCTATAAGGAGTAGCTTTCATAGTGAGGGATAGCCTAGGGGAATGAATCCACCTCCAACCTTAAGGCTGGTATTATGTGTCACCACGAGAGAAAAGGGGGGAAACAGGGCACTTTTGAGGTCGAGGGATTTGTGCTTGGCTTTACCATGTGAGAAAAATGCAATAAGGACTTCTTTTAACAGACCTTTGGAGTTTCTTTTTCTATCTCCTTTACCGTAAGCTTTTCTTTTTAATTGataattatttttctcaaaagaggggggggggggggcttaaGAACCATGAAAAATGGAAGATGGTGCGCTTTGAAAATAATTATGCATTTTAACGCAAGGGAAGCAGCTCAGAACCAGTAGCAACAGAGAAACATAGCTGCTATATCACCGGTGGTGATCAATTTTAACGGTTAAGTGTAATTTTTTTGGGGCAAAGTAGGAGATAAACTCGCAGACACTAAACCATGGGTTGAGAgcctaaattctcaacaaagcTTCAGCTGGACCATTGAATTTATCGAAACAACATTGGCAAACTAATAATGAATAATCTAAGCACAACTCGGGTATAACTAAATTGCTATCTTAATTGAAGATCCTGCCAAGCAAACTCCtgaataattctttcaattatttactGTATATTTTCTAAGCAAGTTCTTTAGAACGATCATAAAACCAGCAATGTTATATGGGAGTGAATGTTAAGCTTTCATAGTATGAAAGTTGTAAAAATGAAGATATTAAAATGGATTTGTAATAAAAAATTACACAAGATTACAAATGATCATCCGAAGGTGCAAATAGTACACATAGCTGATAAGAAGATAAGAGAATGTTGTTTAAGATGGTTTTGCGATATCCTACATACACCTCCATATATGCATCGGTCCATACTGCACCATGGTAATTAAAGGATATAGAATAGGATGAGATGGACCTAAAATCACATGACCAGAAGTCTCAAAAGACATGCAATCGCTCGCAATCAACGCGAACTTAACTTATAATAAATACCATAAAAGCAAACAATCCGCATGGGCAATACTAACCAGTTGGGATTAAAGCTTAGCTGAGAGTCTTCTTATTCTAGTTCAAGAATTGTATGTCCATGTAGGAACAAGTATGAAAGAACTTAGCTAAAAACATACTCCCTCCTTCCCAAGtatttcttttttagtctgtACCAAAAGTCCAAAAGAAATGACACTcttatatttagaaacaatttaactttaaacttttcactTTATTCTTAATaagatgatttatagccacacaaatatctaTAGCTTGTTTTAGACCAGAATTAtcaaaagtctttctttcttACTTCAACTTTGTGCCCAGTCAAACACCATCACATAATTTGGGACGAAGGGAGTAGTACAACAAAATCAAAGTATCCACATAGATGACACCAACCAGTT
Encoded proteins:
- the LOC104115680 gene encoding AP-3 complex subunit delta, whose product is MAGPSLLESLFQRSLEDLIKGLRLYVGDESTFISKAVDEIRREIKSTDQQTKATALQKLTYLHSIHGVDMSWAAFHAIELSSSQSFNFKRIAYLAASLSFDPSTTDVILLLTHQLRKDLSSPNPHEVSLALHTLCFISTADLARDLTPEVFTLLNSNKGSTRKKAIAIILRLFELYPDAVRVCFKRLIENLENSDPAIVSAVVGVFCELASKEPKSYLPLAPEFYKILVDSRNNWLLIKVLKICVKLAPLEPRLGKRLVEPICEHLRRTGAKSLSFECVRTIVSSFSEYDSAVKLSVEKIREFLNDDDPNLKYLGLQALTIVAPKHLWPVIENKDFVIKSLSDADANIKLEALQLVMAMVSEDNVAEICRVLINYALKSDPEFCNEILGCILLTCSRNVYEIIVDFDWYVSLLGEMSRVLHCQKGEEIENQLADIGMRVKDARPELVRVGRDLLNDPALLGNPFIHPILSAAAWVSGEYVRFSKNPLEIMEALLQPRTSLLPPSIKAVYIQSAFKVLTFYLHYAISTKEVISSASQGVADIMHGAVQENSQFVRAGFVAESDSDDGGLSHRMMLHRPVRDVSVESFEDMAVARDWLSSTSFKGEPITEESIVNILNLVETTLGPLAGSHGVEILERSRNVLGLVELVREELPGYLVKREEDNDKGQRKTHEMIKLIAEAFSEELGPVSASSQERVPIPEGMMLNQSLNDLDAICGDFELHIPTSFSLGRSISSEKDDVTMSDRQGKEEFESTESTSLLAEHRKRHGLYYLQSQKKETINDEYPPANDLKTGENADDKADDLIKLTEQSLFPKKKTNQAKPRPVVVKLDDGDGPFIPAKKVDSKDDLISGAVRDVLFGDEATASSSRTKKSDKSSSKRRQKDKLDIDKSSGPKEDSKFMENSELENANLRRSKRHSRGKEKKHRSNAKDKDEHEEGDKQKVSHHHGKHKSRQRAEGALTLAAQSPVIPDFLL